The Natronoarchaeum philippinense genome includes the window TTCTGCGTCGTCGGGCCGAGCGATTACCTTTATCAAGTGTCCCGGCCGGGACTTTTTCATCGTCGTGGGAACAATTGTCACATCTCGCGCGCCCGCGTCTGTCAACGTATCTTGTAGCCCACCCAGTACTTCCGGAGCAACATCGTCGACGTTGGTCTCGATCACGGCGATGTCCTCCGTGCGGAACCCACCGTCACGCTCGCCGACCATCGCACGGAGCACGTTCGGCCGGCCGTCGAGCTCGTGATCGCCGGCGCCGTAGCCCGACGCCGAAATATCGAACGCAGGGAGTTCGGTCACTCCGTCGGCGATGTGCGCGAGGATCGCGGCGCCGGTCGGCGTGAGCAGTTCAGCCTCGACCGGTCCGCCGCGGATCTGCCAGCCCGCCTGCTCGGTGATCTCGACGACCGCCGGGGCGGGGACGGGATACTCACCGTGGCTCATTTCGACGGTGCCCCCACCTACGGACACCGGCGTCGTGACGACCTCGTCGACGCCGAGATCGTCGAGCAAGAGCGCGGCACCGACAACGTCCGCGATGGCGTCGTCGGCGCCGACCTCGTGGAAGTGTGTCTCCGAGAGGTCCGTTCCGTGAACCGACGCTTCGGCGTCGCCGAGCACGCGGAATATCGCTTTCGTGTCGTCCTCGACCTGCTGGGGCAGTCCCATCGACTCGACGATCTCGACTACTTTGGGGAACGTCCGATTCGGTCCGGCACCTTCTGCGTGGTCGTGATCGTGAGGGTGGTCGTGCGAGTGCTCGTTGCTGTGACCGTGAGATGTGTCGTGGCTGTGCTCGTGAGAGTGCCCGACGCCGTGCTTTTGCAGGTAGTCCTCGGCGTCGTGTTCGTGCGAGTGGTCATCGGCGTCGTGCGCATCTCCATCGCCGCCGTCGAGCACCACGTCGACCGCCGTCGCCGCGATACCGGCACGATCCGTCTCGGAGACGACGTACCGAACGTCGAGAGCGTCTTCGACGGGAGCGAGCGCGTCCCGATCGGCGCCGGCCGCGAGCAGCGCTCCGAGCACCATATCGCCGCTGGCGCCGGTCCGGCCGTCGAAAGCGAGCTGTCGCATACGGTAGCTCGGGCGCGCGCCGTGGAAAACCCATCGGGTCGCGCCAAATGCCGGTTCGGCGTCCAGACGCCGCGGCGTCGAGACGGGGCGGGGCGTGCCTCAGCCGTTAGTCATTTGTACTCCCGTGACGCAATCATACATGGTAACACGTGACACTAGACGGCCCCTCGGTCCCACGGGTCCGACTAACAAAAGACATATCGGAACCGGTCCCGGACAACCGAACATCCCCGCAGGCACCCAATCATGAATGAAGTTCAACTCGAAGTTGCGAAGGCCTACCCCAACGACTCGGGCCGCGGCATCGCTCGCCTCGACCCGGACACCCTCTTGCACCTCAAGCTGAGTCCGGGCGACATCATCGAAATCGAGGGCGCCGACACCACCGCCGCCAAGGTGTGGCGCGCCGACCGACAGGACTGGAACACCGACACCGTCCGCATCGACGGGTTCACCCGGCAGAACGCCGACGTGGGCATCGGCGAGCGCGTGTCGATCCGCAAGGCCGAAGCGACCAAGGCCGACTCGCTGGTCCTCGCGCCGCCCGAGGAAGCCAGCGTGCAGTTCGGCTCCGACGCCGCCGGCATGGTCAAACGCCAGATCCTCAAGCGCCCGGTCGTCGAGCGCGACATCGTCCCGGTGATGTCGAGCACGAACCACCCGTTCATGCGCTCGCCCGGACAGGCGATCCCGCTGATCGCGGTCGACACCGAGCCCGACGGCGTCGTGCTCGTCACCGAAGACACCGATGTCGAACTGCGCGAGGAGCCGATCAGTGGCTTCGAGAAGACCGGCGGCGGCATCACCTACGAGGACATCGGCGGCCTCCAAGGCGAGATCCAGCGGGTCCGCGAGATGGTCGAGTTGCCGATGAAACACCCCCAGATCTTCAAGAAGTTGGGGATCGAGCCGCCACAGGGTGTCCTGCTGCACGGGCCGCCCGGCACCGGCAAGACGCTGCTCGCCAAAGCGGTCGCCAACGAGACCTCCGCCAGTTTCTTCTCTATCGCAGGGCCGGAGATCATCTCGAAGTACTACGGCGAGTCCGAACAGCAGCTCAGGGAGATCTTCGAGGACGCCACCGAGGAGTCGCCGTCGATCATCTTCATCGACGAACTCGACTCGATCGCGCCCAAGCGCGAGGACGTCACCGGCGAGGTCGAACGCCGCGTCGTCGCCCAGTTGCTGACGATGATGGACGGCCTCGAATCGCGGGGCCAAGTCATCGTCATCGCGGCGACGAACCGCGTCGACTCGGTCGACCCCGCGCTGCGGCGTCCCGGCCGGTTCGACCGCGAGATCGAGATCGGCGTCCCCGACGAGACGGGGCGCGAGGAGATCCTCCAGATCCACACCCGCGGGATGCCCCTGTCCGACGACGTGAATCTCGGCCATCTGGCCGACGAGACCCACGGCTTCGTCGGCGCCGACATCGAGAGCCTCACGAAGGAGGCCGCGATGAAGGCGCTGCGCCGCTACCTCCCCGAGATCGACCTCGACGAGGAGGATATCCCGCCGAGCCTGATCGACCGGATGATCGTCAAGCGCGAGGACTTCCGGGGCGCGCTCAACGAGGTCGAGCCCTCGGCGATGCGGGAGGTGCTCGTCGAACTGCCCAAGATCACGTGGGACGACGTGGGCGGACTCGAAGAGGCTCAACAGAGCATCCAAGAGAGCGTCGAGTGGCCGATGTCCAGCCCCGAGAAGTTCGAGCGGATGGGCGTCAACCCGCCCAAGGGCGTCCTGCTGTACGGGCCGCCCGGGACGGGCAAGACGCTGATGGCGAAAGCCGTCGCCAACGAGACCAACGCCAACTTCATCAGCGTGCGCGGGCCGCAACTGCTCTCGA containing:
- the larC gene encoding nickel pincer cofactor biosynthesis protein LarC, producing the protein MRQLAFDGRTGASGDMVLGALLAAGADRDALAPVEDALDVRYVVSETDRAGIAATAVDVVLDGGDGDAHDADDHSHEHDAEDYLQKHGVGHSHEHSHDTSHGHSNEHSHDHPHDHDHAEGAGPNRTFPKVVEIVESMGLPQQVEDDTKAIFRVLGDAEASVHGTDLSETHFHEVGADDAIADVVGAALLLDDLGVDEVVTTPVSVGGGTVEMSHGEYPVPAPAVVEITEQAGWQIRGGPVEAELLTPTGAAILAHIADGVTELPAFDISASGYGAGDHELDGRPNVLRAMVGERDGGFRTEDIAVIETNVDDVAPEVLGGLQDTLTDAGARDVTIVPTTMKKSRPGHLIKVIARPDDAERVARRLAEETGTLGVRQAGASHRWVAERSFETATIEIDGDEYDIDVKIASDSDGIVYDISAEYDDAAAAAADTGRPIRELLRRAETAADPESGK
- a CDS encoding CDC48 family AAA ATPase, with product MNEVQLEVAKAYPNDSGRGIARLDPDTLLHLKLSPGDIIEIEGADTTAAKVWRADRQDWNTDTVRIDGFTRQNADVGIGERVSIRKAEATKADSLVLAPPEEASVQFGSDAAGMVKRQILKRPVVERDIVPVMSSTNHPFMRSPGQAIPLIAVDTEPDGVVLVTEDTDVELREEPISGFEKTGGGITYEDIGGLQGEIQRVREMVELPMKHPQIFKKLGIEPPQGVLLHGPPGTGKTLLAKAVANETSASFFSIAGPEIISKYYGESEQQLREIFEDATEESPSIIFIDELDSIAPKREDVTGEVERRVVAQLLTMMDGLESRGQVIVIAATNRVDSVDPALRRPGRFDREIEIGVPDETGREEILQIHTRGMPLSDDVNLGHLADETHGFVGADIESLTKEAAMKALRRYLPEIDLDEEDIPPSLIDRMIVKREDFRGALNEVEPSAMREVLVELPKITWDDVGGLEEAQQSIQESVEWPMSSPEKFERMGVNPPKGVLLYGPPGTGKTLMAKAVANETNANFISVRGPQLLSKWVGESEKAIRQTFRKARQVAPTVIFFDELDSLAPSRSQEMGSNVSERVVNQLLTELDGLEEMEDVMVIGATNRPDMIDPALIRSGRFDRLVMVGQPDVEGREQILKIHTDDTPLSPDVSLRELAEITDGYVGSDLESISREAAIEALREDDDAEDVDMRHFRQALEDVRPTITEEILDYYEQMEEEFKGGGSSDAGRRSGGRIGFQ